In a single window of the Streptomyces sp. NBC_00094 genome:
- a CDS encoding sedoheptulose 7-phosphate cyclase, translated as MASLVLADDVVDARLSGVREDADGFSLLAPDGTGYRADLVPGVLSPANPALAHAIGGRRVVAFVGPTVGRLYGEALRAYLEATLTPGSWTVHTIDTGEKNKTLATAERACALAKAAGLDRHGVMLALGGGIVSDVVGFAASMYARGIRYVRINTTLVGQVDVGVGVKTGVNALRTKNMFGAYHPAHASLSDPAFLGTLPVREIRCGLAEIVKMAVILDEELFGALERYPDAFRPGGVPTPPEVETYVLRTSMRLMMEELCPNLREKQLARLVDFGHTFSPVIETAGDHRLEHGEAVAVDMALSACLALRLGLVDEDACDRIIGLLTRIGLPVFDEATCTPELMARALDESWERRGRRLHLVVPTAVGKATFVDDLADVPREVLHRALDDLALRARRAGEGVRP; from the coding sequence ATGGCAAGCCTGGTTCTTGCTGACGACGTCGTCGACGCGCGACTTTCGGGTGTACGGGAGGACGCCGACGGTTTCAGCCTGCTCGCACCGGACGGCACGGGGTACCGGGCGGATCTCGTCCCCGGGGTGCTCTCGCCCGCCAATCCGGCGCTGGCGCACGCGATCGGCGGACGGCGCGTCGTCGCGTTCGTCGGGCCGACGGTCGGCCGCCTCTACGGGGAGGCGCTGCGCGCCTACCTGGAGGCGACCCTGACACCGGGGTCGTGGACGGTCCACACCATCGACACCGGGGAGAAGAACAAGACCCTGGCGACGGCGGAGCGGGCCTGCGCGCTGGCCAAGGCCGCGGGACTCGACCGCCACGGCGTCATGCTGGCCCTGGGCGGCGGCATCGTCTCCGACGTCGTGGGCTTCGCCGCCTCCATGTACGCGCGGGGCATCCGGTACGTCCGGATCAACACGACCCTGGTGGGGCAGGTGGACGTGGGTGTCGGGGTGAAGACGGGCGTCAACGCCCTGCGGACGAAGAACATGTTCGGCGCCTACCACCCGGCGCACGCCTCGCTGAGCGATCCCGCGTTCCTCGGCACGCTGCCGGTGCGCGAGATCCGCTGCGGCCTCGCGGAGATCGTGAAGATGGCCGTGATCCTCGACGAGGAGCTGTTCGGCGCCCTGGAGCGGTATCCGGACGCGTTCCGGCCGGGTGGCGTGCCCACGCCGCCGGAGGTGGAGACGTACGTCCTGCGGACCTCGATGCGGCTGATGATGGAGGAGCTCTGCCCGAACCTGCGGGAGAAGCAGCTCGCCCGTCTCGTGGACTTCGGCCACACGTTCAGCCCGGTGATCGAGACGGCCGGCGACCACCGCCTGGAGCACGGGGAGGCCGTCGCCGTCGACATGGCGCTCTCGGCGTGCCTCGCCCTGCGCCTCGGTCTGGTCGACGAGGACGCCTGCGACCGGATCATCGGACTGCTGACCCGCATCGGGCTGCCCGTCTTCGACGAGGCCACGTGCACACCGGAGTTGATGGCCCGCGCGCTGGACGAGTCGTGGGAGCGGCGCGGCCGCAGGCTCCATCTGGTGGTTCCGACCGCCGTCGGCAAGGCGACGTTCGTCGACGACCTCGCGGACGTCCCGCGCGAGGTGCTGCACCGCGCGCTCGACGACCTGGCGCTGCGGGCCCGCCGCGCGGGGGAAGGGGTGCGGCCGTGA
- a CDS encoding cupin domain-containing protein: MTAGIVNLRALLAPKPHDHGGEGTILAHRVFARGGGTGAEFIDLAVLPPGTSIGRHRHGHDHETYVVLGGSGVMYRDGEEFRVGAGDVVVNAPFGEHGLRNDSDADLTLLVFEEAGHDDPDS; encoded by the coding sequence GTGACCGCCGGCATCGTCAACCTCCGTGCGCTCCTGGCGCCGAAGCCGCACGACCACGGCGGCGAGGGAACCATCCTCGCGCACCGTGTCTTCGCGAGGGGCGGGGGGACCGGGGCCGAGTTCATCGACCTGGCCGTGCTGCCCCCGGGCACGTCGATCGGGCGCCACCGGCACGGCCACGACCACGAGACGTACGTGGTCCTCGGCGGCAGCGGCGTCATGTACCGCGACGGTGAGGAGTTCCGCGTCGGCGCGGGGGACGTCGTCGTGAACGCACCGTTCGGCGAGCACGGTCTGCGCAACGACTCCGACGCCGATCTCACGCTGCTCGTCTTCGAGGAGGCCGGTCATGACGACCCCGACAGCTGA
- a CDS encoding ROK family protein, protein MTTPTADVTVMDVGGTTLRVGSFDTSATGGLHGVRRTRVDGMVAHPGDSVAGIQRRVVEQIVREAERQHDTGAGSGPGRALGIAFAGPVGRDGTVLGAPTVWGEGGAPLPLQEILSARLSVPVVVVNDLTAAAWRYATAEPAPFCLLTVSSGIGNKVFRDGDVLLDAEGHGGELGHWTYDRSPDAPLCDCGGRGHLGAIASGRGVLAAVKRAAAADPLGYAGSSPARAGTTDPGSLTNPEVAAAVRSGDPFVTAVLRSTLVPLAAAVCAVFASIGVRRYVLMGGFALAVGARYRELLVEELVGQGCFGLTAAQVDAMVVLGAEDDDHGLIGMGRLVARRLGEHGGPREHEEHGRTERVTVP, encoded by the coding sequence ATGACGACCCCGACAGCTGACGTCACCGTCATGGACGTCGGGGGGACGACGCTGCGCGTGGGCTCCTTCGACACCTCGGCCACGGGCGGTCTTCACGGTGTTCGGCGGACGCGTGTGGACGGCATGGTCGCGCATCCGGGGGACTCCGTGGCCGGGATCCAGCGGCGCGTGGTCGAGCAGATCGTGCGCGAGGCGGAACGGCAGCACGACACGGGCGCCGGCTCCGGTCCCGGTCGCGCGCTCGGTATCGCCTTCGCCGGGCCGGTCGGCCGCGACGGCACCGTCCTCGGCGCGCCCACGGTGTGGGGCGAGGGCGGTGCGCCGCTGCCGCTCCAGGAGATCCTGAGCGCCCGGCTCTCCGTACCCGTGGTCGTCGTCAACGACCTCACGGCGGCGGCCTGGCGGTACGCCACGGCCGAGCCCGCGCCCTTCTGTCTGCTGACCGTCAGCTCCGGCATCGGGAACAAGGTGTTCCGCGACGGGGACGTGCTCCTCGACGCCGAGGGCCACGGCGGCGAGCTCGGCCACTGGACGTACGACCGCTCGCCCGACGCCCCCCTGTGCGACTGCGGCGGGCGCGGGCACCTGGGGGCGATCGCCTCCGGACGCGGGGTCCTCGCCGCGGTGAAGCGGGCGGCCGCGGCCGATCCCCTCGGGTACGCGGGCTCGTCGCCGGCCCGGGCCGGTACGACCGACCCGGGGAGCCTCACCAACCCGGAGGTCGCTGCGGCCGTCCGGAGCGGCGACCCGTTCGTCACCGCCGTCCTCCGCTCGACCCTCGTCCCTCTCGCCGCCGCCGTCTGCGCGGTGTTCGCCTCGATCGGGGTCCGCCGCTACGTCCTCATGGGCGGCTTCGCCCTGGCCGTCGGCGCGCGCTACCGCGAGCTGCTCGTGGAGGAGCTGGTCGGGCAGGGCTGCTTCGGGCTGACGGCGGCCCAGGTCGACGCGATGGTGGTGCTGGGCGCGGAGGACGACGACCACGGCCTCATCGGCATGGGCCGGCTGGTGGCCCGCCGACTCGGAGAGCACGGCGGGCCCAGGGAGCACGAAGAACACGGACGTACGGAGAGGGTGACCGTCCCATGA
- a CDS encoding sugar nucleotide-binding protein, with product MTREAEGSASRPVLVVGSGFVGTEIARRLAAENRPVTLASRGRPTADPGAYGARWTALDATDPAACARVVAAVAPRAVVLVHGPSDVTWCESHPEEAAAAHAAATANFAAVPGLDRVVMISTDNVFDGASPHNVETTPVSPANAYGTAKRQAERLLLDRAASPATVLRVSLVYGHEPAGHEKWLNFFSACAHRLAQGEPVEAPDDQWTTPVLVDDVAAVTSTLLRHPGALPPLLHLGGPERVSRAEWARVIADALGAPRGLVTAVPRASGRYASRPENTCLASTLLGSVPGMTETPLHDVRSAAEALAALFPRG from the coding sequence ATGACACGAGAAGCAGAAGGTTCCGCTTCCCGCCCCGTCCTCGTCGTCGGCAGCGGGTTCGTCGGCACGGAGATCGCCCGCCGCCTCGCCGCCGAAAACCGGCCCGTGACCCTCGCCTCCCGGGGGCGGCCGACGGCCGATCCCGGGGCGTACGGCGCCCGGTGGACCGCGCTGGACGCCACCGACCCGGCGGCGTGCGCGCGCGTGGTGGCGGCCGTCGCGCCCCGGGCGGTCGTCCTGGTCCACGGCCCGTCCGACGTCACCTGGTGCGAGTCCCATCCCGAGGAGGCCGCAGCCGCGCACGCGGCGGCGACCGCGAACTTCGCCGCCGTGCCGGGCCTGGACCGCGTGGTCATGATCTCGACGGACAACGTGTTCGACGGGGCGTCGCCGCACAACGTCGAGACCACCCCCGTCTCCCCCGCGAACGCGTACGGTACGGCCAAACGGCAGGCCGAACGGCTGCTGCTGGACCGGGCGGCCTCCCCGGCGACGGTCCTCCGCGTCAGCCTCGTCTACGGCCACGAGCCGGCCGGCCACGAGAAGTGGCTGAACTTCTTCTCGGCCTGCGCGCACCGGCTGGCGCAGGGCGAGCCGGTCGAGGCCCCGGACGACCAGTGGACCACCCCGGTCCTCGTGGACGACGTGGCCGCGGTGACGTCGACGCTCCTGCGCCACCCCGGCGCCCTCCCCCCGCTGCTCCACCTCGGCGGACCCGAGCGCGTCTCCCGCGCGGAGTGGGCCCGGGTGATCGCCGACGCCCTGGGTGCGCCACGGGGCCTCGTGACGGCGGTGCCCCGGGCCTCGGGCCGCTACGCGTCGAGACCGGAGAACACCTGCCTGGCCAGCACCCTCCTCGGCTCCGTACCGGGGATGACGGAGACGCCCCTGCACGACGTGAGATCGGCGGCCGAGGCGCTGGCCGCCCTGTTCCCCCGGGGGTGA
- a CDS encoding ABC transporter ATP-binding protein: MTATNRPAPRLRAENLTLSYDQRTVATDLTVGIPDHSFTVIIGPNACGKSTLLTALARMLKPRAGQVLLDGRAIASYRSREVARRLGLLPQSSTAPGGITVGDLVARGRYPHQGLLKQWSADDETAVVEAMRQTGVLELADRPVDDLSGGQRQRVWLSMVLAQQTSILLLDEPTTFLDIAHQVEVLDLCAELHAREGHTIVAVLHDLNQACRYATHLVVMRPGGVIAAEGDPSTVMTAELVEDVFGLPCRIIDDPETGTPLMVPAAPKRYAPATALAPTP; the protein is encoded by the coding sequence ATGACAGCAACGAACCGTCCGGCCCCCCGCCTGCGCGCCGAGAACCTGACCCTCTCCTACGACCAGCGGACGGTGGCGACCGACCTCACCGTCGGCATCCCCGACCACTCGTTCACCGTCATCATCGGCCCGAACGCCTGCGGCAAGTCCACCCTGCTCACGGCCCTCGCCCGGATGCTCAAGCCCCGCGCCGGACAGGTCCTCCTCGACGGCCGCGCCATCGCCTCGTACCGGTCCCGCGAGGTCGCCCGCCGCCTGGGACTCCTCCCGCAGTCCTCCACCGCGCCCGGTGGCATCACCGTCGGCGACCTCGTCGCCCGCGGCCGGTACCCGCACCAGGGCCTGCTGAAGCAGTGGTCCGCCGACGACGAGACGGCCGTGGTCGAGGCGATGCGGCAGACCGGCGTCCTCGAACTCGCCGACCGTCCCGTCGACGACCTGTCCGGCGGCCAGCGCCAGCGCGTCTGGCTGTCCATGGTCCTGGCGCAGCAGACCTCGATCCTGCTCCTCGACGAGCCGACGACCTTCCTGGACATCGCGCACCAGGTCGAGGTCCTCGACCTGTGCGCCGAGCTCCACGCCCGCGAGGGCCACACGATCGTGGCGGTCCTCCACGACCTCAACCAGGCCTGCCGCTACGCCACACACCTCGTCGTGATGCGGCCCGGTGGCGTGATCGCGGCCGAGGGCGACCCGTCGACCGTCATGACCGCCGAGCTGGTCGAGGACGTGTTCGGCCTCCCTTGCCGCATCATCGACGACCCGGAGACGGGCACGCCCCTGATGGTGCCGGCGGCACCCAAGCGGTACGCGCCCGCCACCGCGCTCGCCCCGACGCCCTGA
- a CDS encoding iron chelate uptake ABC transporter family permease subunit translates to MTPVREAKASAPGPAPAPPRVVTGRVVRTRAGAVSVLVRGRTVAVTAALLAALVAVMGVTLTTGDFDLSVPDVLRALTGNDSGIADFVVNTLRMPRLVTALCVGAALAVSGAILQSITGNPLGSPDIIGFTNGSAVGALVVIVVLHGSMTQIALGALIGGLATALAVHLLMLGRGIQGFRLVVVGIGVSALLLAVTSYLITRATFQEALEAQAWLIGSLGNRLWTHANAIGLAVAVLLPLAFLLSRRLSMVEMGDTTAMALGVDVTRTRTVLLVISVALAAFATAVTGPIWFVALAAPQVARKLTRSSGPALLPSALMGAVMLALSDLAVQRLFAPALLPVGTATGCVGGLYLIWLLVSESRKSRA, encoded by the coding sequence GTGACGCCCGTACGGGAGGCGAAGGCCTCCGCACCCGGCCCCGCCCCGGCCCCGCCCCGCGTCGTGACCGGCCGGGTCGTCCGTACGCGCGCGGGGGCCGTCTCCGTGCTCGTACGGGGCCGGACCGTCGCCGTCACCGCGGCCCTCCTCGCCGCGCTCGTCGCCGTCATGGGCGTCACCCTGACCACCGGCGACTTCGACCTCTCGGTCCCGGACGTCCTCCGGGCGCTCACCGGCAACGACTCCGGCATCGCCGACTTCGTCGTCAACACCCTGCGCATGCCCCGGCTGGTGACCGCCCTGTGCGTCGGCGCCGCACTCGCCGTCAGCGGCGCCATCCTGCAGAGCATCACCGGCAACCCCCTCGGCAGCCCCGACATCATCGGCTTCACCAACGGCTCCGCGGTGGGCGCGCTCGTCGTCATCGTCGTCCTGCACGGCAGCATGACCCAGATCGCGCTCGGCGCGCTGATCGGCGGCCTCGCCACGGCCCTCGCCGTGCACCTCCTCATGCTCGGCCGCGGCATCCAGGGCTTCCGGCTCGTCGTCGTCGGCATCGGCGTCAGCGCCCTGCTCCTCGCCGTCACCTCGTACCTGATCACCCGGGCGACCTTCCAGGAGGCCCTGGAAGCCCAGGCCTGGCTGATCGGCAGCCTGGGCAACCGGCTCTGGACGCACGCGAACGCCATCGGCCTCGCCGTCGCCGTCCTGCTGCCGCTCGCCTTCCTCCTGTCCCGCCGGCTCTCCATGGTCGAGATGGGCGACACCACCGCCATGGCCCTCGGCGTCGACGTGACACGCACCCGCACCGTCCTCCTCGTCATCAGCGTCGCCCTCGCCGCGTTCGCCACCGCCGTCACCGGCCCCATCTGGTTCGTCGCCCTGGCCGCGCCCCAGGTGGCCCGCAAGCTGACCCGCTCGTCCGGGCCCGCCCTGCTGCCGTCCGCCCTCATGGGCGCGGTCATGCTCGCCCTGAGCGACCTCGCCGTGCAGCGCCTCTTCGCCCCCGCGCTCCTGCCCGTGGGCACGGCGACCGGCTGCGTCGGCGGGCTCTACCTCATCTGGCTACTGGTCTCCGAGTCGCGAAAGAGCCGCGCATGA
- a CDS encoding iron ABC transporter permease, whose amino-acid sequence MSVESREHVGKAVDAAPPSGRTGTTLRSLGLLIGLAALVLVSLLSVWVGTRGIPFTATWDVLWNPDGSETSVIIHDYRIPRTLLGILVGTALGLAGALMQALTRNPLADPGMLGVNLGASAGVVVAIAFFGVAAPLGYVWFALAGAAAASVGVYLLGSSGRKLASPERLVVAGAAVTAVLYAFNWAILLLDPEAFDQFRFWTVGSLAGRYYDVVLMALPFIAVGLVVALVLAPSLNALAMGDQMGRALGVNVGRTRALGAIAVMLLCGAATAAAGPIGFVGLAVPHVARFVVGPDQRWVFAYSMLIAPVLLLGSDVLGRVLGAPGEVQVGIVTAFVGAPLFIALCRRRKLVML is encoded by the coding sequence TTGTCCGTCGAATCCCGCGAACACGTCGGGAAGGCCGTCGACGCCGCGCCCCCCTCGGGCCGCACCGGCACGACACTCCGGAGCCTCGGACTGCTGATCGGCCTCGCGGCACTGGTCCTCGTCTCCCTCCTGAGCGTCTGGGTCGGCACACGGGGCATCCCCTTCACCGCCACCTGGGACGTCCTGTGGAATCCCGACGGGTCGGAGACGTCGGTGATCATCCATGACTACCGCATCCCCCGGACGCTCCTCGGCATCCTCGTCGGCACGGCGCTCGGCCTCGCCGGCGCCCTGATGCAGGCCCTGACGCGCAACCCGCTCGCCGACCCCGGCATGCTCGGCGTCAACCTCGGCGCCTCCGCCGGCGTGGTCGTGGCCATCGCCTTCTTCGGCGTCGCGGCCCCCCTCGGCTACGTGTGGTTCGCCCTCGCCGGCGCCGCCGCCGCGTCCGTCGGGGTCTACCTGCTCGGCTCCTCCGGCCGGAAACTCGCCTCGCCCGAGCGGCTCGTCGTCGCCGGCGCCGCCGTGACCGCCGTGCTGTACGCCTTCAACTGGGCGATCCTGCTGCTCGACCCGGAGGCCTTCGACCAGTTCCGCTTCTGGACGGTGGGCTCCCTCGCGGGCCGCTACTACGACGTCGTCCTGATGGCCCTGCCCTTCATCGCCGTCGGTCTGGTCGTCGCCCTCGTCCTCGCGCCCTCGCTCAACGCCCTGGCCATGGGCGACCAGATGGGACGCGCCCTCGGCGTGAACGTCGGCAGGACCCGCGCCCTCGGTGCCATCGCCGTGATGCTGCTGTGCGGCGCCGCGACCGCCGCCGCGGGACCCATCGGCTTCGTGGGGCTCGCCGTACCGCACGTCGCCCGCTTCGTCGTCGGCCCCGACCAGCGGTGGGTGTTCGCGTACTCGATGCTCATCGCCCCCGTCCTCCTCCTCGGCTCCGACGTCCTCGGCCGGGTCCTCGGCGCCCCCGGCGAGGTGCAGGTCGGCATCGTCACCGCCTTCGTCGGCGCCCCTCTCTTCATCGCCCTGTGCCGCCGCCGAAAGCTGGTCATGCTGTGA
- a CDS encoding ABC transporter ATP-binding protein encodes MPTGGPTGALVLSRAIRGQRRRVVAASVLGMTHQGCEALVPVVIGVIIDTAVATGSTEALLRRLLVLAALFLVLSTCYRTSARITEGTGEHAAHRLRMELAARVLDPRGGTEANRLPGALTSIATNDARRVGSVATVISYGVSAVAALVISAVALLRISVPLGLLVLLGIPPLLWLGHRISRPLERRSETEQEHAAHASGVAADLVSGLRVLKGMGAESAAVARYRTTSQDSLAAALRAARSRAGHEGAILALTGVFIAVIGIVGAYLAMDGSISVGELVAAVGLAQFLLGPFQLLTYVNAELAQGRASARRIAEVLASPVTVEGGQDAPAEPVAGHLALRGVSLGALRGVDLDLPAGGLTGIVTRDPAAAADLLLCLAREKDPAEGTVELDGAPLTGLDPDALRRAVLVAHHDADLFESTLIDNVRAGAGADAPRDGDGDGPPGETAAVERALRASAADDVAQLLPDGVDTLLAERGRSLSGGQRQRVALARALATDRPVLVLHDPTTAVDTVTESRIASRLREVRRGRTTILVTTSPALLAVTDRVVVLEDGAVRSDGHHNDLLAADESYRATVLA; translated from the coding sequence ATGCCAACGGGCGGACCGACAGGGGCGCTTGTCCTCAGTCGAGCGATCAGAGGGCAACGCCGCCGCGTCGTCGCGGCGTCCGTGCTCGGCATGACCCACCAAGGCTGTGAGGCCCTCGTCCCGGTGGTCATCGGCGTCATCATCGACACGGCGGTGGCCACCGGCTCCACCGAAGCCCTGCTACGCCGGCTTCTCGTCCTCGCGGCCCTCTTCCTCGTCCTCTCCACCTGTTACCGCACGAGCGCCCGGATCACCGAGGGCACGGGGGAACACGCCGCCCACCGGCTCCGGATGGAGCTCGCCGCGCGTGTCCTCGACCCCCGGGGCGGCACCGAGGCGAACCGGCTCCCCGGCGCCCTGACCAGCATCGCCACCAACGACGCCCGCCGGGTGGGCTCGGTGGCCACCGTCATCTCGTACGGCGTCTCGGCGGTCGCCGCCCTCGTGATCAGCGCCGTCGCACTGCTGAGGATCTCCGTACCGCTCGGCCTCCTCGTCCTCCTCGGGATCCCGCCGCTGCTGTGGCTCGGACACCGCATCAGCCGTCCCCTCGAACGGCGCAGCGAGACCGAGCAGGAGCACGCCGCCCACGCCTCGGGCGTCGCCGCCGACCTCGTGTCGGGCCTGCGCGTCCTCAAGGGCATGGGCGCGGAGTCGGCGGCCGTCGCCCGCTACCGCACCACGAGCCAGGACTCGCTCGCCGCCGCCCTGCGCGCGGCCCGCAGCCGGGCCGGGCACGAGGGCGCGATCCTCGCGCTGACGGGCGTCTTCATCGCGGTGATCGGCATCGTGGGCGCGTACCTCGCCATGGACGGCAGCATCAGCGTCGGCGAACTCGTGGCGGCCGTGGGCCTCGCGCAGTTCCTGCTCGGACCGTTCCAGCTCCTCACCTACGTCAACGCCGAGCTGGCCCAGGGGCGGGCCTCGGCCCGCCGGATCGCCGAGGTGCTGGCCTCGCCCGTCACCGTCGAGGGCGGGCAGGACGCCCCGGCCGAGCCGGTCGCAGGGCACCTCGCCCTGCGCGGGGTGTCGCTCGGCGCGCTGCGCGGCGTCGACCTCGACCTGCCGGCCGGCGGTCTGACCGGCATCGTCACCAGGGACCCGGCGGCCGCCGCCGACCTGCTGCTCTGTCTGGCCCGGGAGAAGGACCCCGCCGAGGGCACGGTCGAGCTCGACGGCGCGCCCCTGACGGGGCTCGACCCCGACGCGCTGCGCCGGGCGGTCCTCGTCGCCCACCACGACGCGGACCTGTTCGAAAGCACCCTCATCGACAACGTCCGGGCCGGCGCGGGAGCCGACGCCCCCCGTGACGGCGACGGCGACGGCCCTCCCGGCGAGACCGCCGCGGTCGAGCGTGCCCTCCGGGCCTCGGCCGCCGACGATGTCGCCCAACTGCTCCCGGACGGCGTGGACACCCTCCTCGCCGAACGCGGCAGGTCACTCTCTGGCGGCCAGCGCCAGCGCGTGGCGCTCGCCCGGGCTCTCGCCACCGACCGGCCCGTGCTCGTCCTGCACGACCCGACCACCGCCGTCGACACCGTCACCGAGTCGCGGATCGCGAGCCGCCTGCGCGAGGTCCGCCGGGGCCGCACGACGATCCTGGTGACCACCAGCCCCGCACTCCTCGCGGTGACCGACCGGGTCGTGGTCCTGGAGGACGGCGCCGTCCGGAGCGACGGCCACCACAACGACCTCCTCGCCGCCGACGAGTCGTACCGCGCGACGGTGCTGGCATGA
- a CDS encoding ABC transporter ATP-binding protein yields the protein MSGTRPERALLPTATGAESMAALRTMLHGHRLLAVSAVAVLVAGTAVGLLTAPLLGHIVDLVVDRRGAGALTVPLVLLIVVAVVRGAATALGGTLVARLGETVLAALREQFVERALRLPLERVEAAGSGDLVSRVTSDVTMIAKSVRQALPEFSRSALTIVLTFAGLAVLDWRFLLAALLAAPVQVFSVRWYMRRSSPVYGEHRIATGALQHQLLDSVGGARTVRAFRLGAPHTGLLERRSEAARDLGLRGIHLVTGFFSRLNLAEFIGLAAVLATGFVLVDGGSASIGTATAAALYFHSLFNPINATLYLLDDAQSAGASFARLVGVSALPVEAAPQGADAPVDGSVTVSALSHAYGNGAPVLHGIDLVVRSGERVALVGASGAGKTTLAKVIAGVHEPASGSITLGGVPVGKLGPAGVRRAVALISQEVHVFAGPLAEDLRLARPDADDERLRAALDRVGALEWAEALPEGLATVVGEGGHRLTVTQAQHLALARLVLADPPIAILDEATADAGSAGARVLEDAAARALEGRTGLMVAHRLPQAATADRVVVLDQGRVVENGTHEELIAAGGRYADLWAAWSDSRRQPVETDAAREPAETVPRPATDSDTPVAPSR from the coding sequence ATGAGCGGAACCCGCCCGGAGCGCGCGCTCCTGCCGACCGCCACCGGCGCCGAGTCCATGGCGGCGCTCCGCACCATGCTCCACGGCCACCGGCTCCTGGCCGTGTCCGCCGTCGCCGTCCTGGTCGCCGGCACCGCCGTCGGCCTGCTGACCGCGCCCCTCCTCGGTCACATCGTCGACCTGGTGGTGGACCGGAGGGGCGCCGGGGCCCTGACGGTGCCGCTCGTCCTGCTCATCGTCGTCGCGGTGGTCCGCGGCGCGGCGACCGCCCTGGGCGGCACCCTCGTCGCCCGGCTCGGCGAGACCGTACTCGCCGCCCTGCGCGAGCAGTTCGTCGAGCGGGCGCTGCGGCTGCCGCTGGAGCGCGTCGAGGCGGCCGGTTCCGGCGACCTCGTCTCCCGGGTGACGAGCGACGTGACGATGATCGCGAAGTCGGTGCGCCAGGCCCTGCCCGAGTTCAGCCGCTCCGCGCTCACCATCGTGCTCACCTTCGCCGGACTCGCCGTCCTCGACTGGCGGTTCCTGCTCGCGGCGCTCCTCGCCGCGCCGGTCCAGGTGTTCTCCGTCCGCTGGTACATGCGCCGCTCCTCCCCCGTGTACGGGGAACACCGCATCGCCACCGGAGCGTTGCAGCACCAGCTCCTGGACAGCGTCGGCGGTGCGCGGACCGTACGCGCCTTCCGGCTCGGCGCCCCGCACACCGGTCTCCTGGAGCGGCGGTCGGAGGCGGCGCGCGACCTCGGACTGCGGGGCATCCACCTCGTCACGGGCTTCTTCTCCCGGTTGAACCTCGCCGAGTTCATCGGCCTGGCCGCGGTGCTGGCCACCGGCTTCGTCCTGGTCGACGGCGGCTCGGCGAGCATCGGTACGGCCACGGCGGCCGCGCTGTACTTCCACAGCCTCTTCAACCCGATCAACGCGACGCTGTACCTCCTGGACGACGCGCAGTCCGCGGGCGCGAGCTTCGCCCGCCTGGTGGGGGTCTCGGCCCTCCCGGTGGAGGCCGCGCCGCAGGGGGCGGACGCCCCCGTGGACGGTTCGGTCACGGTGTCGGCGCTCAGCCACGCGTACGGCAACGGGGCTCCGGTGCTGCACGGGATCGACCTCGTCGTGCGCAGCGGCGAGCGGGTGGCGCTGGTCGGCGCGAGCGGGGCCGGCAAGACGACCCTCGCCAAGGTCATCGCCGGGGTCCACGAGCCGGCCTCGGGGTCGATCACGCTCGGCGGGGTCCCCGTCGGGAAGCTGGGCCCGGCCGGGGTACGGCGTGCGGTGGCCCTCATCAGCCAGGAGGTCCACGTCTTCGCCGGGCCGCTCGCCGAGGACCTGCGCCTCGCCCGGCCCGACGCCGATGACGAGCGGCTGCGCGCGGCCCTGGACCGGGTGGGCGCCCTGGAGTGGGCCGAGGCGCTGCCCGAGGGCCTGGCCACGGTCGTCGGGGAGGGCGGGCACCGGCTGACGGTGACGCAGGCGCAGCATCTCGCGCTGGCCCGGCTGGTCCTCGCCGACCCGCCCATCGCCATCCTCGACGAGGCGACGGCCGACGCGGGCAGCGCGGGCGCGCGCGTCCTCGAGGACGCGGCGGCGCGAGCCCTTGAGGGCCGTACGGGGCTGATGGTCGCCCACCGTCTCCCGCAGGCCGCGACCGCCGACCGCGTCGTCGTCCTGGACCAGGGCCGTGTCGTGGAGAACGGCACCCACGAGGAGCTGATCGCCGCGGGCGGCCGGTACGCCGATCTGTGGGCGGCGTGGTCCGACAGCCGACGGCAGCCGGTGGAGACGGACGCGGCACGGGAGCCCGCGGAAACGGTGCCGAGGCCGGCCACCGACTCGGACACCCCGGTCGCACCGTCCCGCTGA
- a CDS encoding MbtH family protein, which yields MTTNPFEDPQGRGRFLVLVNEENQHSLWPSFAEVPAGWRTVFGEDTREACLEYVESHWTDLRPASLVGRQG from the coding sequence ATGACGACCAACCCCTTCGAGGACCCGCAGGGCCGCGGCCGGTTCCTGGTCCTGGTCAACGAGGAGAACCAGCACTCGCTGTGGCCCTCCTTCGCCGAGGTGCCCGCCGGCTGGCGGACCGTCTTCGGTGAGGACACCCGCGAGGCGTGCCTGGAGTACGTCGAGTCCCACTGGACCGACCTGCGCCCCGCGAGCCTCGTCGGCCGGCAGGGCTGA